The sequence below is a genomic window from Nostoc flagelliforme CCNUN1.
ATACAGGTCGCTTAATAAAGAAATCAACAAACATGGGAATTGGTGGTAGGTATTTGGTAGTATGCTGGCAGTAACATACTACAATTTAGCATTCATTTTTAAGTTTCTGGAGCGATCGCAACACCATCCCTGAGATTGAGCAACCCTGAGATAATAACTTTATCTTCTGGCTGTAAACCTTCAATAACTTGGTAATTATTACCTTTGGTCTCGCCTAGCTTCACTCGCTTTTGCCGAGCTACTTGTTGAGATACACCTTGGGGAGATGTTTCTGTTTCAACTACATAAACAAAAGTGTCTCCACCTACACGAGTCATTGCTGTTGTGGGAATTAAAACTCCAGGGCGCTGATTCCAGAACACTCTAGCCCTTACCAATTGATCTGCACGTAACTGACCGTTAGGGTTGTCAAAAAGTGCTTTGATCAATATTCCTTGTGTTTCATTATTGGCAGTAGGTGCAATGAAAAATACCCTACTTCTACCAAGCTTTTGACCTTGTGTGTTCATAACCTCCACTGGCATTCCCTTACGCAATTGAGGCCCTTGCTGTAATGGCACAGAGATGTTGACTTCTAAAGGTCGATTTTGCGCGATATTAACTAATTGTGTAGAAGTATTAACTAAATCACCTACTTTCACAGCGATATTGCCAACAGTGCCACTAAAGGGAGCGGTAATTTTGTCAGACTGGATGTTCCCTTGTTGTGGAATATTTACATTAGCTTGCTGCAAAGTTCTTTCAGCCTGCAATATGTTGGCTCGTTGTGCTTGAATTCTAGAATCAATTGCCTCAAGATTAGCCTTAGCATTGGCGAGCCTATTACCAAACTGATTGCGAGTCTGTCGAGACACGGCTCCTTCCTCAGCTAGGGCGACAAACTTTTCGTAATTCTGCTGGTACAATTGCACATTTGCAACGTAGGATGGTCGTTGTGCTTCCAGAGATTTGAGTGTAGCGCGGGCATTTTCCAGTTGCACTAAAAATCCTTGAGGCACAGCATTGCTTCCACTGATACCTGCTTGTGACGTAGGATCTACTTGGAGAATTGCCGCTCCTTGTGCGACTGGATCTCCCGATTTGACAAATATCTGAGTAACTTGGCCCTGAATCCTCGGCTGGAGCGTGACTGAGCGCTGGGATTTTAGGCTAGCAATAAAATTTGAACTTTCCTCAATAATGCCGCTTTGTACTGTCGATATTTTGACTCTTACCCCTTGAGGTTGAGCATTAGCAGTTGAAGGTGCTAAATTTTGCGGAGTGAGCAAACGCCAAACTAGAGTTGCTCCGCCCCCTAACAATAGTAGTCCAGCTAAAATCCAAAGCCACCGCCGTTTTCCAGAAGGTGGCTCAAATGAGTCTTGTGGAGCTTTTTCTCCAAAATCAGTTTGAGGCTCAGGGGATGTCATGGCTTATGAGGAACTTAAGGAACAAATTAACTAGAATTCAATCAATATTTCATCTGTTGATATGGAAATTACTGATTTGGCATGAGGTTTTGTGGCAAATTATGTGTTACCCCATCCAAATATACAGTTTTGATGATTCCGTCTAAATCTACCGAAAGGTGAATCCCTAATTTTTCATCCAGTGATCATGGACAAAGTTTGGTGATGCTGGCATACCCATGATTGCACTGTAAAAAGTCGGTGATCTGCCTTAACGAAAATATAAGTTAATCATATAGTTAGGCATCATGTAAAAATAAGTTGTACAAATTTAATCTGGAATAGGCTGCGACGCTTTACTTCCCAATAAAAAGTGTTCAAGTTATTTTTGCAACACTCCTTAGTTGACCCTAGCTCAATCCCTCTAGTACGCCACGGAGTAAATAGAGCAACCATTTAAAATCCCTAAAAACCCCATTCCATAATACTTTTGAATACGTGACTTCCGCCTTGCGGTACTAGAGTCTTTCTGGTCAAGCTTCCGATTAGAAAATTAACGCCTGAACTCTGCTTCTGGTAAGTCAACAAAAGCCTTAGCAACAGTTACGTAGGGTAGTAGCCCAAATAATTCAAGTTCAGGTGCTATGGGTTGGTGGATGAGCAAGGGAATAATCTTGATGATGTTGAAAAAACTTTGCCCGATTGGTTTCACCCTGAGAAAATTCAGCAGCATTTCAACGGTAAACCACTGAGTTTTGAGGATTAACCTTGGAGAATGGGAAGTGTCCTTTTATAGCCGCCATTAACGGATAGTTGCACCGGAACAGTAGTTGTCAATGCGGTTCGCTTCTGTTGCGAGGTCGGGGTTACTCTTATTAAACTTTTCCCATCAAGCCATTAGTTCTGCTATCTCAGCAATGATCTCTGAGGCATCCAATCGCCTTCTCCTCACTGCACCAACTATGCTGCATTCGGCATTGAGTACAAAGGCTTCTAGTTGATGCTGATTTACACTGGTTCCGCCATAACTCACCCCAAGTTCAAAGAACTCCCGTAGAGAGGCATGGTTGTCTAGAGTTCTTAGGAAGCGGTGGTTTTCATCGACTTGAGCGCCCCAACTGCGAGCGTATTGTATGAGTCGCCTCGGCTCGTCATACTCGGGGTCATAGGTAATAGCGGCAGTACGAACCCGGCTCCCCATGTCTTTAAGTCGCTTCTGCAGGCGACCAAGCCTGGATATAGTGAGTGGACACTTTGCAGGATTACCGCATCGTGTAAAGAAAAAGACCACGACTGTTGGCTGACCCCGAAAGAAATCCGGTAGTAGAAATGTGCAACCGGATTGATCCTGCAAACGAAGTTGGGTTAGCTTGCTGGGGAGTGGTTGAAATAGCCGTGTAATTGTTGATCCATGGTCTAGCTCTTCTTCCGTCCCTGCCGAGGGATAAGCTTCCAGCGCCTCAATAGCGTTGTTCAAGTCTGAACGTAAGTTTTCACTGTTGACTTCACCAGCTAGCTGCCGCAGTCGCGGCAGAGCTTTGCGCCCACAACTGCCGAGCCACGCGATTGTTCGCAAAATCTCTCTTAGGGCGGTAGTCGCTTCTCCGTTGTCTCCGTAGCCACCATACGTATCAAGACGAATCAGATCATCACGATGGCGGATGTAGAGGATGGCCTCAAGTAGCGGTTCTACAAATTGGGAGGAGGGTTCTGGACGTTTGCGAAGAGCGGCGGCTGCCACGCTGGTCAGCCAAGGGTCGAAGGCACTCTCCAGCTCTGCAAGCACAAATGGAAGGGCCGTTTCCGGGAGAGCTCGATGAGCAAGAGCGCGAATTAGGGAACCTCGGATTCGCGTCACGGTCGCTGGATCAGCACCGTCATAGACAGGGTGGCGTTCCTCAAGGAGGGCTAAAAAGTAGGGGGTGAAGCTCGCATCCCCTTGACCGCATTGGATAAGATCAATCACCTCCTCTTCGGAGCGGATTGCCTCCACATCAACGATCACACTTCCCGAATCTATTCTCATGATGGCCTCCGTCGTCGGCTGGCAAGGATACGCACAAACTCCTCCACTGGATCTTCAGCTGCTTCAACATCAGCCGATTCAGCACGAATATTATTTGAACGTTGGGTGTCAGGCACAGGCAATGATTCAGGCGCAAGCGCATTGAGTGCCGCCGCCGCGAGCTTACGTGCAGTAATTGTTTTCTGCCGATCGCTAACCAGCGCCCTGAGACGATCCACAGATGAGGGATCACCAGCAAGATGGCGGATGGCGGCTTCTAGCGTTCGTTCATCAGGAGGCTGATCCACAATCTGGCGTGCCAGATCACGCACATCTGCGTGAGGATCTTCACTGAGAAGATTCAGGGCATCAGCAGGACTCACCAGCGCCTGCTCAGAATCTTCAAGGCCCCTTATCAACAGTTCTTGGGCACGTCGGTCACCCTGAGAGATGAGTGCACTAAAGGCCGAAAGCCGTAACTCGGATGTCTCGATGGCGATACGCAGGGACTCCAAATAGGCGGGACGCCATTCAGGAAATGTGGGACTTGAAATGGCTAACAGCTCCAGAAGTCTCAGCGCGGCTAGACGAACCTGCACTGTTTCTTGTGGATTGGACAGGATCTCAAGAGGCAGTTGATGTGCAGTTGATCGCTCACTCTTGGAAACAATTTGCCCTAGAGCCTCTGCACGGAACGCAGGGTCGGGATTCAATCGCGCTCCGACAACTGCCTCTCGCAAGTTATCTACATCGGTCATATTGCCTTGCGGCGACCCAAGCACATCCTCAGCACCTAGGCTTTCAAGTCTTGAACTCCAGCGCGGCTCGTTGCTGTGTGCGCGTTCTACAGCAACCTGCTGCCTTAATTGGCGTCGATATTCTTCGATGCTACTCATAGTTGGTGTTTCATAATTGATATGTTTTTTCAGCTGAATTCATAGGGAATATCATCGTAGCCATAGCCAAGTCTCGCAGTAGGTGTTTCGTAGCCTTGGAAATCAATCATATCTTGCACCATTGGCATTGTGCCTGGCGATGATGTAACTGGCGAACCCGGAAGCTGACCTCCTGGAGCGAAGTTGGGACGGGGTGGGGTAACAACACCGTTCCACGGCCACATTGTGTCAGTCAGGCGGCGTCCATCTCTGTTCTCTGGGGTATAAGTCTCTAACTCCTGAGGGTTTGTGCGTTCGTTCAGCCACTGCCAAAGCGCCCATAAACGGTCAACATTGGCATGAAGTAGGAAAAAAAGAGGATCCTTAACTGCAAGAGGAACCGAGGAGATAGAACCTCTGAATGACACATGTGCGGCACCATGTGGCGAATCCTCCATGTTGTCAAAGTCTGCATACAAATCGCCTAGCGCCAGGGTTTGCGCTTGGGATAGTACAGGGAATCCTCTTGGCCCAGGAGCAGGGCTGGTTGCAGTATCAAAAACCGCACTGCGCCGAATCCCAGGCACGCCATCAGTTACCCATGCGGCGAGCGGATTCGTGCTGTTGAATACAGCCAAGCTGGCAGAACCATTCTGAGCAACTTGTTGCGTTGCCCCCATAAAGTCGGACTGGAAGATCCGTGGTGCTGGCTCATCGAAGCGCCAGTAGGGCAAGGAAACTGAAGGATCTATGGACTGAAGCTCGCGCTCAATATCCAGCAGAAAAGCCCGATGCCAGGGTAAAAACTGTGGTCCTCGGTGAGCCTCTGGATCAGAGGGACCAACGTGGATATCCCGGAAGTTTTGATAGATACCCGTTCCTGAAAGGTTGAGTTGGAAGAGAGCCTCTAGGAAGCGATCGCGCTCGCCTACAGTGAGGTTGTTCGCATTTTTGCGAACACGTACCATTACAGGCAATGTGATTTCATCCCCTATCCCATTCACAACAAGCAAGCAGTCTTGATCGTTGACACTTGGAAAACCAAACTTACCGCCAATCTCGAAAGAAACCCATGAACCATCAGCTGGCAGCGTGAGATCCAGATTCTCTTTCGACGGTTGACTTCGAGATGCATAGAAAACCACTTGACCACCACCGGGCTGTGCAGGGCGACTGCTCAACGTCACCGTAGAATTCTCTGTGGTCGGGGAAGCTAGGCGGATCCGACAAGGGGATGGAGCGTTAGCGATGTAGAGCGCATCTGCGTTTGACGTTCCATTAATCTCAATTTCAATTGCCATGTGACAGATTTAATTTTGTCATAAAGCTTTCATAGTAACTATGGCACAGTATTAACTCGTATAAGCAATCCCTTCATCATCTTTAATTTTCTGGATTACAAAAAAATAGTAGATGAACGAGAAAAATATGGTTCAACTAGGTAATGGGGGAAATAGACTAATTTTACTTAGTTTTTTAGCATTAGAGCCAGATTTTGACTAGCCTCTTGGTTTATTGTGGGGGAAGCTATGACTTTATAACTCAGAATGGAGGTTAATGCTTCTTCATGAGGATTTACTTCCAGAGCTTTCACTCTTCCTAAAAGGCTGACTATCCAATCGGCCTTAACTGGTTCAGGTTGATTACTTGGCACTATTCTTCAAAGATGCGATGTCTACGACGGGCTACGCCTACGCACTTATACTACACAACAGCATAACAGCGATCGCGTTACCCTCGCAGGCGATGTCTACGACGGGCTGCACCTACGCAATCATAGACAGCACCTTTGTTCAACTAACTGTAATCACTGTTCCCACACTCTCATTCGCCAATCTATCCACCGCACATACGGCATAGGTTCCCGCTTGTTGGACGGTAGCGAAGGTTGTGCCAGCAGACAAAATTCGCTGAATTGTCCAAGTATCGCCAGTTTGTCGATAAAGTGTCCAGGAACGAACTGGTTGATTATCACCAGGCTGCCAACTCAGTTTGCGGTTATTGACTTGTAGTTCAATGGGTGGAGGGGGGGGTGTTGTATCCTCCCAAGACAAAGTTGGAGGTAACGCAGGTTTGTTATAAAGCAGACTTTGGAATTTATCAGCAATGCCCTGACTATTTTCCGTCAAAACACCGACATTAAAGAAGATATTCCCTAGTGACAACTGTCCAGCTTGGCTACGACTAATTTTCACCTGCTTTTCAATCTCATCACTCTCCCGACTCTTGTTGCTTGGTTCTGTCAAATTGTTACCAGCGTAAACGTGTCTTTGCTTAGTGTTTACCTGTGTCCACCACTTTAACAACGCCGAATAACTTTGTTGTGGTTGGTCTGTGCGCCAATAAAGTTGAGGCGCGATATAATCAATCCAGCCTTCTGCTAGCCATTTCTTCGCGTCGGCATACAGCACGTTATAAGCATCCAACCCAGTAATACCAGTGGGTTGTCCGGGGCGATAAATCCCAAAGGGGCTAATACCAAATTTAACGTCGGGTTTGGTTGCTTTAATTCCCAGCCAGAGGCGCTGTACCATTCTGTTAACATTGTCCCGCCGCCAGTCGCCAAGGCTGAGTGTACCACCAGCTGCCTTATATGCAGCGTAGGTTTTGTCATCGGGGAAAGGTTGTCCCTCGATGGGATATGGATAAAAATAATCATCTAAGTGAATGCCATCAACATCGTAGCGCTTCACTACATCGAGAATTACGTTGTAAGCTCTATCCTGAACTATTTTCAGTCCGGGGTCCATCCAGCGTTGAGTTTTCCACAAATAAACGCTTTCTGGATTGGTAGCTGCTATGTGGGGACGGACTGTTTTAGCTGGGTCGGTGGAAGTGCTGGCGCGGTAGGGGTTGAACCAAGCATGAAGTTCAATATTGCGCTTATGACATTCTGCGATCGCAAACGCTAAAGGATCATAAAATGGTTCTGGTGCTTTCCCCTGAGTTCCTGTAATCCAAGCACTCCAAGGCTCTAATTGAGATTCATATAAAGCGTCTCCCTCTGGCCGCACTTGGAAAATAAGGGCATTGAAGTTTAGCGCTTGTAATTTACTAATAATCTCGCTGAGTTCAGCTTTTTGTTGGGCAACAGAAAGTCCTGCCTTGGAAGGCCAATTACTATTCCACACACATGCTACCCACGCTCCCCGGAATTCCCGGCTATGACTTACCCTAACGCTACCGACAGGGGCAGGTGTCGGCGTGGGTATTGGTGTGGGTGTTGGTGTGGGTATTGGTGTTGGCGTTGGTGTTGGTGTTGGCGGCTGCACTAAATAACTAGAGGCAATTTTTTCTGCCTGACCTAAATACACCAAAGCTTGATAAATAATCACTGCCACATCTGCACGGGTGGCTGCGAGATTGGGATTGAGTAATTTAATATTTGGGAAACTAGCCACTAATCCAGCGCTGGTGGCAATAGCTACCTGATTTCTACCATAACCAGGAATTTGAACAGAATCTTGATAAATTTGTGGAAGTTGTGACAGGAGGTCAGGTTTTACCTTGCTGGCAATTTCTAAGCCTCCTACCAAAGAAACTAAAACTTCCACCCTAGTAATTCTGTTAGCTGAACGGAAAGTTTTATCAGGAAACCCGCTAAGAAATGCTTTTTCGTAAGCTGCTTGAATGGCTGCTGCTGCCCAATAATTAGTGGGTACATCAACAAAGGGGACATACTGCCGCTTCTTAGAAACTGTGGGAAATGCGTTGGCGATAATGGCGGCAAATTCAGCGCGGGTAACAGAGTTATCGGGGCGATAAGTACCGTTAGGCAACCCATTGACAATACGACGTTGGGCTAAGGCTGTAATAAATAAGCGTGCCCAATGGTTTTGAATATCCGAGAAGGGAGTAGCAATAGATACCATTGTTGATTGCAGCTAGCTGGCCTTGATTTTGATTTCCTTAGCTAATTTAGCAATATCAGAGCGATCGCTGCTGCAATGTCTTATAAACTTGGGCATGGGGCATTGGGAATGGGGCATTGGGCATGGGGAATGGTTATTAATTCTTGTCCCTCACTCCCTCATCTCGCCCATTCCCCATCAACTAAGTAGGATTTGCAGCTTCATTAGTAGGATTCAAGGTAGAACGCGCATTCAATGACAGCATTACGCGTGAAATGCCAGTGAAAATAACGCTGACACCAACTAGTGTGCCAAGAAGCCAGGGCGCATTGAAGGGCCACTGGAACCAAATCATTGCGCCTAAGACCAATGTAATAATCCCATCACCTAGTATCCACGTCCAGTTATCTTGGGGACGTAACTTAAATGCCAGAATTAACTCGAATGTACCTTCAGCCAGTAAAAAGCTGCCAAGCAACAAAGTTAGTGTGAGAATACCCGTAAAAGGATAAACAAACAGCATTATACCCGTTGCAATATAGAGTCCGCTCAATAGAAGTTTCCAAATAAAACCTCCTTGGTGGCGGGTTTGAGTGGCATAAACTAGTTTTGTAAATCCGGCGAAAATCAAAATCACCGCAATCCAAGTTTCGGCGAATAAGGTGGTGAAATTAGGCGCTGCGATCGCAATAACCCCTAAAATACTCAAAATAACACCACTTATCAGTGATGCATTAACATCCTTGTTAATGTTTCTAGAAACATCGCTTGTCATACAAATGTTTTCCCTGTTTTTAGACTAAACTCTACATTTAGGTTAGGGAATTTTTAAGTAACAAGGTATGAACCCTAAGATAGACTCATCAGTATTAACTTCATTGCGATCGCTACTAAAATTCATCACTATTTAGACACTAAACCAATCATCTGATGACGTAACCCTCATAAAAGTTCTGCAAGATTGCTTAGGCGTTCATAAACACCAATGAGTCGATCGCCTTCAAGTTCAACAGAAGTATTTGGATAATTCTGAATGGCTCCAAGCAGTGTAACTTCACCTTTTTGTTGAATAGATGCACTTAAAGCACTTCGCAGCGCCTCCTGATTTAGTTGTCCTCCGGGAGGGTGAACTACCTCACCAATTTGGCTAACCAAAACTGGTCCTGCCCAGCTAGACAATAAGCTATTTAAAAAGGCAGCATCGGCTTTTATTGGGGCTTTCAATGCCTTACGAGCTAGTGCGGGATCTTGTTGCGCCGCCTGTAAATAAGCCCTTAACGTCGGGGTAGTTTTGCCAGTTTCTGTAAACTGAGTTAATTCTTGAACAGATATTTGCCCCTGAAAAGTACCATACTTTAAAACAACTTGCTCGGCAGCATTAGCATTAGCACTTGAGAAGAGAACAATAGCACCCAAGCCTAAAGCTACTGTTTGAGTGAGTAACTTAGTGAATTTTTTACTGTTTAATTGGTCGAAAAGTTGAGAAATCTGCATTTTGTCTAACTTTATAATGATGGGAAGCGTACATAGGCACAAAATGCCCAAGCGTTATATTATTTTACGAAATTCCTGCTACAGATACATGATTAGGGGCGTACAGCCATACGTCCCTACAGGCAATTTGTTGCAAATATTTTTGGAAATGGTGTTATTAAGCCTTTTCGTTAGGCGAAGCTAATGAGGTAGTATTGGCTTATCTTCGTCTAAGGTTGGTGCTGGTATACCCAAATGCTTTCTTGCAGATTCTTCAGCTAGCTTTCGGTCTTGCTCGTTATCGAACTGACTCTCATCTAACAAATGAGGATTTCTTGCCGCTTCATCTCGGCTTGGTCGATAGCCATTTTTCCACTTGTACTTCAAGTCCATAATTTGAAAAGCAGATATACTGCGATTTGATTACCTAGTTGTTCATATTAGGCGCTTAATGGAAAATGACACTCCTACTATAGGTTGAAGAAACTCATTCAGAAGGTACAAATTTAACAGAATCTTTGAGTAAGAATACTCTATTGGTCAGGAATTGATAGATTACCACACTGAGACAAGTCATGAGTGGTTCGCAAGTATAATAACTTTAGTGATTATTGGCGATCGCTATTGCAATATCTTATAAATAAATTTTGACTATTGCCCTTGAATTAACAGCAAGACAGGTATTTGAAGAGGAAAAATTAGTTTAATTTTTAGGTTGCAATAATCTGTTAGATTTTTTTATGACAATTTCAGCTTGCAAATTACCTGATTTTGATTTTTGTTTCAAATAAAGTTCTACAGCTGTTTTATAATCGTCAACTGCCCTCTGTTTATCTCCTAATTGTGAATAAAGATCACCTCTACCCTCATAAGATTCTGCATTCCAAGGTTCATTTTTAGCACGATCAATTGCAATATTATAATCATCTAATGCTGCTTTGTATTTTTTAGTTCATAGTAAGCCTGACCACGGTAGTAGTAACTCACCCACTCGTATTGGTCAGCATAACAAATAGCTTTGTTAAAGTATTCAATCGCCTGATTATATGATTTTTTATTAAAATATGTTTTTCCAGCCTGATAATATTCTTCAGCTTTTTCTTGATCTTCAAGGCATTTAGGATTTAGAGAAATGTCTGGAATGTCTGAGTCTGGACTCTTATTGTAATGAGGCTTATTTATTATGTAATTAATTCCAATTGTTATATTTAAAAGTATGATACCTAACACTACAAACTTAAACTGGCATCCTAATGGTAGTTGTGGCTTTTTTGGAGTAATTAAAGAATCAATATAATCCTGATTATGTAAAGTTTTTTTATTCTCATTATCAGATTGTTTTTGTTGAACAATCGATTCTTCAATTGAAGATGATATTGTTTGCTCTGGCAAAATAAATTTAGCTTTAATTAATTTTACATCTTCATTCTTCAGTCCTAAAGCTTTCTCAAAATCTTGTAATTCCTTAAGAGTAGCATCACTCAGAATATGCTCTTGTTGAATTGCTTCAGTAAGCACCTGCTCGTATCGTTGTAATTTTGCTTCGTATTCTCGATAGGGTTTGAGAACTTCAGCCTCAATGACAACAGCTTCTTCAGATAACAATCCCAAACTATCGCGTTTTAGGTTAAGTAGATTGCGAGCAATAAAAGAAATATTACCATTTCTAATGAGACGCTCAGTTTCCTGTCGATACTTCAGTTTTGGGTCATCAACTCGGACTTTAGCTAGGAGTATTTTAAAGCCTTCCTCAACTACATAGATTTTAGGCTTCATTTTTCCAGGAGCAGTTTCTTGGACTTTTTCACTGGCATATTCATGCAACTCATCAACAGAAACTGCTCCATCTTCATCTCTGTCTGCTATTCCGGTTTTGAGACCCTCAACTAAAAAATGGGTATAAACCGAGAGGTCAAAACCTTCATGTTCAAAGGAATACTGGGTTGAAGTACTAGAAGTGAGGACAGCTCGTCCTTCTCCTCCTAATTGTTGTTTCACAGGCACAGAATCATCAGCTTTAGCTTTCATTCCCTCAGCAAAAGCACCGCTAAAGCAACAGTCGAGAATCACTACCTGTCGCTTTGAGCGGCTATTGCTCATGATGTTTTGTATATAACTTGCTGCTACTGCTGTTGGTTGAACAAGGGCTTCTTGCTCTTTGCGGGTATTATGAGCAGCTAAATAAAGATTGCCACTATCGTCTTTAACTCCATGACCTGAAAAAACAGTAGCAGGAGATCATCTTTTTTACGATTTGCAAACAATCTATAAATAGCTTCTTCCATCGCCTGTCGCTCAGGATTTATCAACGGTGTCACCTGATCAAAACCACCGATTTCAATATTCTCCAATACTTCGCGCATCGCCTCCACATCTTTGGGAGCCGCAGGTAAGGAAGAAAGACCATTTCCGTATTCACCCACCCCAATCAGCAACGCTACCTTAACCATCTGTGATTCTCTATCCTGCTACGAATTTCTCTGCTGCCTCAATTGCCGCTTCTAACTCTTGCCGACTGCTGGCTTTGACTTTCAGCTTCTTGCCATTGGCCTCAATTTCTAGTTCAATGGTTTTGTTACCAAGGCGATCGCCTAAAAATCCCATCAGTCCTTTAATATTCTTGGCATTCACCTGCGCTGTTAGCCAACCCACAGCCAGCCCTGTAAGTGACTTGCTCCCTGCTGGTGCTTCTGCTTCACGGAAAAGACTAGCGTCTTCCACTTCATCCAGTTCCAGCATCTGTTGCAATAGTCTCTGCGTTTGGGCTTGCAGTTCATCGTCCTCTAAATCAGGCTCTTGGAGGGCGATGGTAATCTGGACGTTAGATGTACTTGCCATTCTCAATTTTTAATTGTGGTTAATGCTTAAATTATTACAAGGATCTTATACAATCCAACTACTAATAATTTCGACCTTAATTGTCATAAATACAAATTTTGCCAAAATTCATAGCACGCTATGAATAAAAAGCGTACTGTAAAGTCAAAAAAGATACTATTGCTGACCACAGGTAGCTAGGTTAGATTTTTATTTCCTTTGTTAATTTTCCAATACGAGAGCGATCGCTATTGCCGTGTCATATAAAATTTCACAGTTGCAGAATATCTAAGCGTCGGCTTTGTACCTTTCCCTACGGGACACCACGCTAAGGCGAAGGGGAAACAAGGTACGTGCAGCCGTGAGTTTTAATCGTCAGGTATATTTGCTGATTACTTTATCAAAAAGCCTAATTGCTTTATCAAAATGCCTGTTTACTTTCTCAAAATACTTAAATGCTTTCTCAAAAGAAGCTTTTGCTTTCTCAAAATGCCATTTGACTTACTCATTTCAGTGTTTTCCGCAAGCAAAAGAAGCTTTTGCTTTCTCAAAATGCCATTTGACTTACTCATTTTGGTGTTTTCCGCAAGCAAAATGGCATTTGACTTTCTCAAACTCCAGTTTGCTTACTCATTTTGGTGTTTTCCGCAAGCAAAATGGCATTTGACTTTCTCAAAATGCTTTTTCAATAAATAAGTCGGCGAGAATAAATCAAACTACCTGACTTTTCACGTTATGTGGAAAAGGCACGAAACACCTAACCCCCTTCCCGAGGCGGGAAGGGGGAAAATTCAAAGTCTCTCTCCTTAAAGGAAGAGAGAAATAGAAGTGAGGTTTTCCAGATACCGTGAAAAGTGAGATCAGCGTGCATGGTTTAAGTCCCTCACCAACATCTCCAATTTAATGGGCTGGAAAAATTTATAAAATTTACGTCTAAAGAAATAAGCACAAAATTCACCTTACTATGCCTAAAAGTTGTATATGCATAGAACAGTCACTCTCAACCAATATGTCTATAGATATAACTAAAACAGCTAATTGTAGGATAACTCCATCTGTAGGCTCACGCAATTTAAACAAAAAAGGTTAATACTGAAAAGTAACTTTACCAGCATGAAACCTGATT
It includes:
- a CDS encoding YfgM family protein — encoded protein: MAIDRAKNEPWNAESYEGRGDLYSQLGDKQRAVDDYKTAVELYLKQKSKSGNLQAEIVIKKSNRLLQPKN